The genomic interval AGTCGCACGCGGCCGCCTACTCACTGCTGGCCTACCACACGGGCTGGCTCAAGGTGCACTACACGGCCGAGTTCTTCTGCGCCAACATGACCGTGGAAATGGACGACACCGACAAGCTCAAGGTGCTGTTCGAGGACGCGCAGAAAATGGGGCTTTCGTTCGAGCCGCCCGATGTCAATCGGGGCTTCTACCGCTTTGAGCCTGTCACCGACAGGATCATCCGATACGGCCTGGGCGCGGTGAAAGGAACTGGCCAGCAGGCCATTGAAGCCATCGTGGCAGCGCGCGAGGGGCGCGGAGACGGACCGCATGGGTCAACCAAAGGCCCTTTCAAGAGTCTTTTCGATTTTTGCTTGCGGGTGGACAAGGCCCGCATGAACAAGCGCACGGTGGAGGCCCTGATCAAGGCAGGTGCCTTCGACTCGATCCACATGAATCGCGCGGCCTTGGTGGCCTCCATCGACCGGGCCTTTGACTTTTCGGCGGCCACCCTGGCCAATGTGAACCAAGGGGGGCTTTTCGACATGATGGGCGACGACGCCCATGGTTCCAGCACGCAAGAGCCGGATCTGGTGGACGCCGTGCCCTGGGGTATCAAGGAGCGGTTGACGCAGGAAAAAACCGCTGTCGGGTTCTATCTTTCAGGGCATCTGTTCGATGAAGTGGCCACCGAAGTGCGCCGGTTTGTGCGCACCTCCATCGATGAACTGCTCGACAGCCGCGAACCGCAGGTGCTCGCGGGCATCGTCAGCGACTTCCGCGTGATCAATGGTCAGCGCGGCAAACTGGGCCTGTTTCGGCTGGATGACAAATCGGGCGTCATTGAGGCGTCTGCGGACGAAGCGCTGCTCAATACCTACCGCAACCAGCTCAAGGAAGACGAATTCGTCGTGATGATGGGACGCTTGCAGCTCGACCATTTCAGTGGGGGCCTGCGCGTGAAGGTGCAGCAGGTGTGGGACCTGGCGGGTGCGCGTTGCCGGTTCGGAAAATACCTGCACGTTCTGGTGGGCGACAAGGGGCCGGACGTGCACCGCCTGGTCAAGGAGTTCCCTCCACGCCGCGAGGAGCTTGCCGAGGGTGAATTGTTCCACGGGCTGCGCGTGCGCATGGGTGTGCGCTGCATCGCCGAGGACGCCACAGCTGTGGCAGAACTACAGCTGGGCGAAAGCGCCCGGTTTTATCCCACGGACGCTGCATTGGCCGCCTGGACGGCCCAGGCAGGCAGCGGATCGGCCACCGTGGTGTACGAGTAGTCCGGGCACTCGGCAATCGCTCGGTGAAATATCGTGAAGCCGGTAGCTTGAAAAAAACCGGATCAACGTCAGATTTCTCTCACGTCAGCGCCCCCCGCGGATCGCTAGAATGATTTTCATGGCAACAAAACCACCTTCACCCCCCACCGCGCCGCCGGTTACACGGCCTGCGCGGGATGACGGCGGGTCGGTCGTGCTCGAAAGGCGCACGCAAAAGACCCAGCCGCCCCAGATGTACCAGGTGGTCATGCTGAACGATGACTACACCCCCATGGAGTTCGTCATCGTGGTTTTGCAGGAGTTTTTCAGCAAGGACCGAGAACAAGCCACCCAGATCATGTTGAAAATCCACCTCGATGGCAAAGGCGTCTGCGGCGTTTATTCCCGTGATGTGGCTGCCACCAAGGTGGAACAAGTGCTTGACGCCGCCCTCAAGGCGGGCCACCCACTGCAATGTGTCAGTGAGCCTGTTGAATAACAGGTTTTTGATCCCGATCTAAAGTTATCCCTTCCACGCAAGCACAAAGGAGTTCACATGATTGCCCAGGAACTGGAAGTCAGCTTGCACATGGCCTTCGTTGAGGCCCGTCAGCAGCGCCACGAGTTCATCACCGTGGAGCATCTGTTGCTTGCATTGCTCGATAACCCCAGCGCAGCGGAGGTGCTGCGCGCATGTTCGGCCAATATCGATGATTTGCGTTCATCGCTGTCGAATTTCATCAAAGACAACACGCCCCAGGTCGCTGGCAGCGATGAGGTGGACACGCAACCCACGCTGGGGTTCCAGCGTGTGATCCAGCGCGCCATCATGCACGTGCAGTCCACCGGCAACGGCAAGAAGGAAGTCACGGGTGCCAACGTGCTCGTAGCCATCTTTGGCGAGAAGGATTCGCATGCCGTGTACTACCTGCACCAGCAGGGCGTGACGCGCCTGGATGTGGTCAACTTCATTGCCCACGGCATCAAGAAGGGCGAACCGCCAGAGCCCGCAAAAGCCGAGAACCAGGCCGAAGGTGAGGAAGGCGGTGGTGGCGAGCGCAGCGAAAAGGCCTCGCCGCTGGAGCAATTCACGCAGAACCTGAACCAGGCCGCCAAAGACGGCAAGATCGACCCGCTGATCGGCCGCCACTATGAGGTGGAGCGCACGATCCAGATCCTGTGCCGCCGCCGCAAGAACAACCCGTTGCTGGTGGGCGAAGCTGGCGTGGGCAAAACGGCCATTGCCGAGGGCCTGGCCTGGCGCATTACCCAGAACGACGTGCCCGAGATCCTCGCTGAGGCCACCGTGTATTCGCTGGACATGGGCGCGCTGCTTGCGGGTACCAAGTACCGCGGTGATTTCGAGCAGCGCCTCAAGGGCGTTCTCAAGTCGCTCAAGGACAAGCCCAACGCGATTCTGTTCATCGACGAGATCCACACCCTGATCGGTGCGGGCGCTGCGTCGGGCGGCACACTCGATGCGTCGAACCTCTTGAAGCCAGCGCTCTCCAGCGGTCAGCTCAAGTGCATTGGCGCCACCACGTTCACCGAATACCGTGGCATTTTCGAGAAGGACGCAGCGCTGTCCCGCCGCTTCCAGAAGGTGGACGTGGTCGAGCCCAGCGTGGCCGAGACCATCGACATCCTGAAGGGTCTCAAGAGCCGTTTTGAAGAGCACCATAGCGTGAAGTACGCCGCCGCCGCCCTGCAGGCTGCGGCGGAGCTGAGTGCCAAGTACATCAACGACCGCCACCTGCCCGACAAGGCCATTGACGTCATTGACGAGGCCGGTGCCGCCCAGCGCATCATGGTGCCCAGCAAGCGCAAGAAGACCATCGGCAAGGCCGAGATCGAAGAGATCGTGGCCAAGATCGCGCGCATTCCGCCCGCGAATGTGTCCAACGACGACCGTGGCAAGCTACAGACGCTGGAACGCGACCTGAAAAGCGTGGTGTTCGGCCAGGACAAGGCGCTGGAAGTGCTCGCCAGCGCCGTCAAGATGGCGCGGTCGGGCCTGGGCAAGGGCGACAAGCCGATCGGCTCGTTCCTGTTCAGCGGCCCTACAGGGGTCGGCAAGACCGAAGCTGCCAAGCAGCTCGCGTACATCATGGGCATCGAGCTGATCCGCTTCGACATGTCCGAGTACATGGAGCGCCACGCTGTGAGCCGCCTCATCGGCGCGCCCCCGGGCTACGTGGGGTTCGACCAGGGCGGCCTGCTCACCGAAGCCATCACGAAGAAGCCGCACGCCGTGCTGCTGCTCGACGAAATCGAGAAGGCGCACCCGGACATCTTCAACGTGCTGCTGCAGGTGATGGACCACGGCACGCTGACCGACAACAACGGGCGCAAGGCCGACTTCCGCAACGTGCTCATCATCATGACCACGAATGCGGGCGCTGAGACGATGAACAAGGCGACGATTGGCTTCACCAACCCGCGGCAGGCGGGCGACGAGATGGGCGACATCAAGCGCCTGTTCACGCCCGAGTTCCGCAACCGGCTGGACGCCATCGTCAACTTCAAGGCGCTTGATGAGCAGATCATCCTGCGTGTGGTGGACAAGTTCCTGCTGCAGCTCGAAACCCAATTGGCCGAGAAGAAGGTGGAAGTCACCTTCACCGACACGCTGCGCAAGCACCTGGCCAAGAAGGGTTTCGATCCGCTGATGGGCGCGCGCCCGATGCAGCGCCTGATCCAGGACACCATCCGCCGCGCGCTCGCCGACGAACTCCTGTTCGGCCGCCTCACCGAAGGTGGTCGCCTGACGGTGGACATCGAGATGAAGACCGACGACAAGGGTGTGGAAACCCCCGAGGTGCTGCTGGACATCCAGCCGCTGCCGAAGAAGGACCGCGCCGCCAAGTCCGAACCGGCCGAGCCGGAAGAGGCCACCGCCGACTGAGGCATGCAGGATGGATGCGCGGCGGGCCCACCGGCCAGCCGCTTTCCATCCAGGCGTCTTTACCCAGGCCGACCGTCCTTGCGACGGTCGGCTTTTTTATTGTTAGCTCCCGTTTTGATAGCTACCAGCGCTTGATGGTTGAGCGTTTGAGCGCCATGAAGGCCAAAAATGGCGTGGAACGGGCGCAAGGTGCTATGAGATTTGTAGTCTGCGCCTGCGCGTGCCCACTGCGCTGATACGTTTGCGAACAGATCCGCAAGGCGACAGACACCCGCAGCGCGGCACTGCAGCACATACTGCGCGCTTCCTGCACGAAAGGCGCGGCATGACGCTCTCCCTCCGACGTTTCGAACCTCCGCTGCGCGCAGCCGGAGCGTGCCTTGCTGGCGTCGATCGCCGCATCGCCATCATCAGCCTGTGCGTAGCGGTGGCTGCCTGTGGGGGAGGCGGCGGCGCCGACCCCGCACCCGGCCCGACACCCGGGGCGCCCGCTCCCGCGCCGTCCGCGCCTGCTCCTACGCCAGCACCGGCACCGGGCACCGCCAGTTACGGCGATCTGAACGGAGCTGCGCTGGGCGTGGGCGCCTCGCTGAACGGCGCGGTGCCTTTTCCGGCCGACAACGCGTGGAACACCGACATCAGCACGCGCCCGGTGGACTCCAACTCCGACAACCTGATCGCCAGCATCGGCCGGGACCGCGGCCTGTTCCCCGACTTTGGATCGGGCCTGTGGGAAGGCGCGCCCATCGGCATCCCTTACGTGGTGGTGCAGGGCAGCCAGCCGCGCGTGCCGGTGGTGTTTACCGACTATGCGGCCGAAAGCGACCCCGGGCCGTATCCCATTCCGCCCAACGCGCCCATTGAAGGCGGCCCGGCCAGCGCGGGCGACCGCCATGTCATCGTGATCGACCGGGACAACAACCGCCTCTACGAGACGGGCAACAGCTACCCCCAGCCGGACGGCAGCTGGCGCACCTCCGGCGGGGCCGTTTTCCATCTCGACAGCAACACCGTGCGTCCCACGGCGCAGCCCCGCTGGACCAGCGCCGACGCGGCCGGCCTGCCGATTTTTCCGGGCCTGGTGCGGTATGACGAGGCCTCGCGCGGGCCGGGCGGCATACGGCATGCGCTGCGCTTTACCGTCAGCCAGACCCGTCGCGCCTATGTGCCACCGGCCACGCACTGGGCCTCCAGCAGCACCCATGCCAACCTGCCGCCCATGGGCATGCGCGTGCGGCTCAAAGCCAGCTACGTGATCCCGGAGAGCTTCTCGGCCGAGAGCCGGGCCATCCTTACCGCGCTCAAGACGCACGGGATGATGGTGGCTGACAACGGCTCCAACTGGTTCCTGAGCGGCGCGCCCGACGAGCGCTGGAACAACGACCGCCTCAAGTCCGAACTGCGGCTGGTGCTGGGCCGGCATTTTGAGGTGGTGCGCATGGACGGGCTGGTCACGCCCTGAGGGTCCATGCGCACAAGTTAAGCGCAGCGAAATTCAGGGCTGCGCAGTCAGCCGCTCCAGCAGCTCCAGAGTCGGGTAGCCGTCCGCCACCGCGCCCACGCTCTGCTGATACCGCCGCAGTCCCGCCCGCGTGGCGGGGCCGGCCACGCCGTCGGGTGTGCCGGTGTCAAAGCCGCGCTCGTTCAGCGCCGTCTGCAGGGTGCGCACCTGCTCGCGCGACAGGGGTTGCAGGTCGCGCGGCCAGGCGGCCACCACACCCGGCCCGCCGTCGATCTGTTGCGCCAGCAGCGCCACGCCCAGCGCGTAGTTCACCGCGTTGTTGTAGCGCAGCAGGGTGCGAAAGTTGGGCCCCACCAAAAAGGCGGGCCCGCGCGCGCCGGCCGGGGCCAGGATGGACGCTTCGGCCAGCGTGGGCAACGTCTGTCCCTCCACCGCCTGCACACCCTCTGCTGCCCACTGCGCCGCGCCCTGGCGCACGCTGAGCTCGGCCCGGGTGTAGTCAAAGCCCGGCGGCAGGCGCACCTCGGCGCCCCAGGGCTCGCCGCTGCGCCAGCCCGAGCGGGCGAGAAAGTGCGCGGTGGACGCGGCCACGTCCGGGATGCTGCCCCAGATGTCGCGCTGGCCGTCGCCGTCGGCGTCCACCGCGTAGGCCAGGAACACGGTGGGCATGAACTGCGTATGGCCCATGGCGCCGGCCCAGGAGCCCACCATGCGGTCAGCGCCGATGTGGTCCTGGTCCACGATGCGCAGTGCGGCCAGCAACTCGCCCTGCGCCCACGCGCGGCGGCGCCCTTCATGGGCGAGCGTGGCCAGCGCATCCACGGTGCGGAAGCTCCCGAAGTTCTGGCCATAGTTGCTCTCCAGCCCCCAGATGGCCGTGAGCACCGGGGCGGGAACGCCATAGCGCGCGGCGGCGGCGTCCAGCGCGGCCTGGTGCTCGGCCCGCTTGGCCTGGCCGTTGGCAATGCGCTGGGGTGAGGCCGCGCTGTCGAGGTAGGCCCACGGCGGGCGCGTGAATTCGGGCTGGGATCGGTCGAGTTCCACCACGCGGGGCAGCCACTGGGCCTGGCCGAGCACGTCGCGCACGGTGTCAGGGCGGATGCCCGCTGCCAGTGCCTGCTGGGTGAAGGCGGCGCGCCAGGCGGAAAATTCTGCGGTGTGCGGATCGGCAGGCGTGGAGGGCGTGGACAGGGCGGGTGGGGGTGGCGCGATGGGTGGCGCGTTTTGTTGCGACGTGGGTGGCGAGGTGGCAGATGCGCAGCCGGCCAGCGCCAGGGCTGCTGCCATGGGCCACGTTGCCAAGGTGCGCAAAAGGGAGTTCGGTGCGTGCATGGCCCCATTGTCCCGCGTGCCGACTTATCCCCTGTGTCTGTGTGTTGCACTATCGTTTTGATAGCTGCTGGCGCTTTATGGATATGCGCTGGGGGCCAAAAACACCTTAAAACCGGTTACATTTGACGGCTGTTCCCGCCCCGCCCGCCATGCACGCACACACCTTTCTCTGGCACGACTACGAAACCTTTGGCGCCAACACACGGCGTGACCGGCCTGCGCAGTTCGCGGCCATCCGCACCGATGCCGAGCTGAACGAAATCGGCGAGCCGCTGATGCTGTATTGCCAGCCCGCCAACGACTATCTGCCCGACCCGGTGTCGTGCCTCATCACCGGCATCACGCCCCAGCAGTGCCTGGAGCAGGGCGTGCCCGAGCACCAGTTTGCCGCGCGCATCGAGTCCGAGTTTGCGCAGCCCGGCACGATTGGCGTGGGCTACAACACCATCCGGTTTGACGATGAGATCACGCGCTTCATGTTCTGGCGCAACCTCATCGACCCCTATGCGCGCGAGTGGCAGAACCAGTGCGGCCGCTGGGACCTGCTGGACGTGGTGCGCATGACCTATGCGCTGCGGCCTGACGGCATCACCTGGCCAAAGAAGGACGACGGCACGCCCAGCTTCAAGCTCGAACATCTCTCCAAAGCCAACGGTCTGGTGCACGAGGCCGCACACGATGCGCTGTCGGACGTGCGCGCCACCATTGCGCTGGCCCGCCTCATCCGCCAGCACAACACCAAGCTGTTCGACTTTGCGCTGAGCCTTCACAAGAAGGACCGCGTGGCCGCCGAGCTGCGGCTGCCCGCCACCACAGTCACGGCGCGGGCGTTTCTGCATGTGTCGGGCATGTTCCCCACCGAGCGTGGCTGCCTGGCCGTGATGTGGCCGCTGGCCAGCCACCCCACCAACAAGAACGAGCTGATCGCCTGGGACCTGGCCCACGACCCGCGCGAACTGGCCACTTTGAATGTGGAGGACATCCGCCTGCGCATGTTCAGCAAGGCCGATGCGCTGCCCGAGGGCGTCACGCGCCTGCCCATCAAGACCATCCACCTGAACAAGTCGCCCATGGTGGTGGGCAATGTGAACACGCTCACGCCCGCGCTGGCGCAGCGCTGGGGCATCGACCTGGCCCAGGCCGCGCAGCACGCCGAGGTGGCGCGCGCGCTGCCCGACATGAGCGGCATCTGGCCGGCGGTGTTTGCCCGCCCGCAAGAACCCGCGCCGGATGTGGACCAGGACCTGTACGGCGGTTTTGTGGGCAACAACGACCGGCGCCTGCTGAACGACCTGCGCACCCTGAGCGGCGACCAACTGGCCAAGGCGCGCGCGCACTTTGACGACCCGCGCCTGGCCGAGCTGCTGTGGCGCTACCGGGCGCGCAACTTTCCGCAGACGCTGTCGCCCGAGGAGCAGGAACGCTGGGAGGCCCACCGCGCCGCCTGCCTGTTTGACGGGCACGGCGGGGCGCGCACGGTGGAGCAGTTGTTTACCGAAATCGACGAACTCTCGGAGACCGCCGACGACGAGCGCACGCAGGACATTCTGGGCGCCTTGTACGAT from Acidovorax sp. FHTAMBA carries:
- the clpA gene encoding ATP-dependent Clp protease ATP-binding subunit ClpA; translation: MIAQELEVSLHMAFVEARQQRHEFITVEHLLLALLDNPSAAEVLRACSANIDDLRSSLSNFIKDNTPQVAGSDEVDTQPTLGFQRVIQRAIMHVQSTGNGKKEVTGANVLVAIFGEKDSHAVYYLHQQGVTRLDVVNFIAHGIKKGEPPEPAKAENQAEGEEGGGGERSEKASPLEQFTQNLNQAAKDGKIDPLIGRHYEVERTIQILCRRRKNNPLLVGEAGVGKTAIAEGLAWRITQNDVPEILAEATVYSLDMGALLAGTKYRGDFEQRLKGVLKSLKDKPNAILFIDEIHTLIGAGAASGGTLDASNLLKPALSSGQLKCIGATTFTEYRGIFEKDAALSRRFQKVDVVEPSVAETIDILKGLKSRFEEHHSVKYAAAALQAAAELSAKYINDRHLPDKAIDVIDEAGAAQRIMVPSKRKKTIGKAEIEEIVAKIARIPPANVSNDDRGKLQTLERDLKSVVFGQDKALEVLASAVKMARSGLGKGDKPIGSFLFSGPTGVGKTEAAKQLAYIMGIELIRFDMSEYMERHAVSRLIGAPPGYVGFDQGGLLTEAITKKPHAVLLLDEIEKAHPDIFNVLLQVMDHGTLTDNNGRKADFRNVLIIMTTNAGAETMNKATIGFTNPRQAGDEMGDIKRLFTPEFRNRLDAIVNFKALDEQIILRVVDKFLLQLETQLAEKKVEVTFTDTLRKHLAKKGFDPLMGARPMQRLIQDTIRRALADELLFGRLTEGGRLTVDIEMKTDDKGVETPEVLLDIQPLPKKDRAAKSEPAEPEEATAD
- the clpS gene encoding ATP-dependent Clp protease adapter ClpS, whose translation is MIFMATKPPSPPTAPPVTRPARDDGGSVVLERRTQKTQPPQMYQVVMLNDDYTPMEFVIVVLQEFFSKDREQATQIMLKIHLDGKGVCGVYSRDVAATKVEQVLDAALKAGHPLQCVSEPVE
- the sbcB gene encoding exodeoxyribonuclease I, whose product is MHAHTFLWHDYETFGANTRRDRPAQFAAIRTDAELNEIGEPLMLYCQPANDYLPDPVSCLITGITPQQCLEQGVPEHQFAARIESEFAQPGTIGVGYNTIRFDDEITRFMFWRNLIDPYAREWQNQCGRWDLLDVVRMTYALRPDGITWPKKDDGTPSFKLEHLSKANGLVHEAAHDALSDVRATIALARLIRQHNTKLFDFALSLHKKDRVAAELRLPATTVTARAFLHVSGMFPTERGCLAVMWPLASHPTNKNELIAWDLAHDPRELATLNVEDIRLRMFSKADALPEGVTRLPIKTIHLNKSPMVVGNVNTLTPALAQRWGIDLAQAAQHAEVARALPDMSGIWPAVFARPQEPAPDVDQDLYGGFVGNNDRRLLNDLRTLSGDQLAKARAHFDDPRLAELLWRYRARNFPQTLSPEEQERWEAHRAACLFDGHGGARTVEQLFTEIDELSETADDERTQDILGALYDYAEHIAPER
- a CDS encoding lytic murein transglycosylase: MHAPNSLLRTLATWPMAAALALAGCASATSPPTSQQNAPPIAPPPPALSTPSTPADPHTAEFSAWRAAFTQQALAAGIRPDTVRDVLGQAQWLPRVVELDRSQPEFTRPPWAYLDSAASPQRIANGQAKRAEHQAALDAAAARYGVPAPVLTAIWGLESNYGQNFGSFRTVDALATLAHEGRRRAWAQGELLAALRIVDQDHIGADRMVGSWAGAMGHTQFMPTVFLAYAVDADGDGQRDIWGSIPDVAASTAHFLARSGWRSGEPWGAEVRLPPGFDYTRAELSVRQGAAQWAAEGVQAVEGQTLPTLAEASILAPAGARGPAFLVGPNFRTLLRYNNAVNYALGVALLAQQIDGGPGVVAAWPRDLQPLSREQVRTLQTALNERGFDTGTPDGVAGPATRAGLRRYQQSVGAVADGYPTLELLERLTAQP